Proteins encoded by one window of Kribbella italica:
- a CDS encoding Tm-1-like ATP-binding domain-containing protein, which yields MPAIALIGALDTKAAEYAFLRDRISELGATSVLIDVGVLGEPGLDALGNSRTITRQTVAHAGGDELDRLRRAGDRNTAMTVMGRGAAVIVLELVARGEVDAVLAVGGSNAAYVMAEVSAALPLGLPKVLVSTIAAGDTTAYVREADLTLMYPVVDINGLNRLSRPVLANAAAACVGMASASRRSGDDGALVAVSMFGVTTVCGSAVVAGLDERGIEAVTFHCTGVGGRTLESLVRSGGVQAVADLTTTELADELVGGVCSAGAQRLTAAASTGVPQVVSVGALDMVNFYGPERVPSRFRDRHLHPHNPAVTLMRTSVDECAELGRRIASRINPSTGPVAVLFPHQGLSQLSVPGAPFHDPAADHALYTALRAALRPDIVVHDFDTDLNDPAVSAAAVDLLATWLEKETR from the coding sequence ATGCCGGCGATCGCGCTGATCGGCGCGCTCGACACGAAGGCCGCCGAGTACGCGTTCCTGCGCGACCGGATCAGTGAGCTGGGCGCGACCTCGGTGCTGATCGACGTCGGCGTACTGGGTGAACCGGGACTGGATGCCCTCGGCAACTCTCGCACCATCACGCGGCAGACCGTCGCACACGCCGGTGGCGATGAGCTGGACCGGCTGCGCCGCGCCGGTGACCGGAACACTGCGATGACCGTGATGGGTCGTGGTGCTGCGGTGATCGTGCTCGAACTGGTCGCCCGTGGTGAGGTCGACGCCGTACTGGCCGTCGGCGGCTCGAACGCGGCGTACGTGATGGCGGAGGTCAGCGCGGCACTCCCGCTCGGCCTCCCCAAGGTGCTGGTCTCCACGATCGCCGCCGGCGACACCACGGCGTACGTGCGTGAGGCCGACCTGACGTTGATGTACCCCGTGGTCGACATCAACGGGCTCAACCGGCTCAGCCGTCCGGTTCTCGCCAACGCGGCCGCGGCCTGCGTGGGGATGGCGTCGGCTTCCCGCCGGTCAGGTGACGACGGCGCCTTGGTTGCCGTGAGCATGTTCGGGGTGACGACGGTGTGCGGGAGCGCGGTCGTCGCCGGGCTGGACGAGCGTGGCATCGAGGCGGTGACGTTCCACTGCACGGGAGTCGGCGGGCGGACGCTGGAGTCGCTGGTCCGCAGTGGCGGCGTACAGGCTGTCGCGGATCTGACCACGACCGAGCTGGCCGACGAACTGGTCGGCGGGGTCTGCTCGGCCGGTGCTCAGCGGTTGACGGCGGCCGCGAGCACCGGCGTACCGCAGGTGGTGAGTGTGGGAGCGCTCGACATGGTCAACTTCTACGGGCCCGAGCGCGTCCCGTCGCGCTTCCGCGATCGGCACCTGCATCCGCACAACCCGGCCGTCACGCTGATGCGCACGAGCGTCGACGAGTGCGCGGAACTCGGCCGGCGGATCGCGTCCAGGATCAACCCGTCGACCGGGCCGGTGGCCGTGCTGTTCCCCCATCAAGGGCTGTCGCAGCTGTCGGTGCCCGGTGCGCCGTTCCACGACCCGGCCGCCGATCACGCGCTCTACACCGCCCTCCGCGCCGCATTGCGGCCGGACATCGTGGTACACGACTTCGACACCGACCTCAACGATCCCGCGGTGTCCGCCGCCGCGGTGGACCTGCTGGCCACCTGGCTGGAGAAGGAGACGAGATGA